In Bacteriovorax stolpii, a single genomic region encodes these proteins:
- a CDS encoding UPF0489 family protein, producing the protein MTFLIPLKNRGESKSSLDNVLWNEGKVFIMDNHRLALWCWFQKMQKAKRYNLFHIDAHPDMSESALPYFNHDMWSMGLKDYRETWQNDINMPLFRWDNYIEVFLKHYPQLVGKTVSATHHLGSSKELSEEIKPYDLVKFTHGVFSGEKYVNELGWIVNLDLDYFFSAAPEKLPLFSDDYIKQLVHSINEGLSNGMIEVLTISLSPECCGSWENAELMLSKFGFKL; encoded by the coding sequence ATGACATTTTTAATTCCACTAAAAAACAGGGGAGAATCTAAATCTTCTTTGGACAATGTCCTTTGGAACGAAGGAAAAGTCTTTATCATGGACAACCATAGACTGGCGCTATGGTGCTGGTTTCAAAAGATGCAGAAAGCAAAGAGGTATAATCTCTTTCATATTGATGCACATCCGGATATGAGTGAGTCTGCGCTGCCGTATTTTAACCATGACATGTGGTCCATGGGTCTTAAGGATTACCGAGAGACGTGGCAAAACGATATTAACATGCCTCTTTTTCGCTGGGATAATTATATTGAAGTGTTCTTGAAACATTACCCCCAATTGGTAGGGAAGACCGTTTCAGCGACTCACCATTTAGGCTCATCAAAAGAACTTTCTGAAGAAATCAAACCTTACGACCTGGTGAAGTTTACTCACGGGGTATTTTCTGGCGAAAAATATGTCAATGAACTCGGCTGGATCGTAAATCTTGATTTGGATTACTTTTTTTCGGCTGCACCCGAAAAACTTCCTTTATTCAGCGATGATTATATAAAGCAGCTCGTCCATTCAATCAATGAGGGTCTTTCCAATGGAATGATTGAAGTGCTTACGATTTCCTTGAGTCCCGAATGTTGCGGCTCGTGGGAAAATGCAGAGTTAATGCTTTCAAAATTCGGCTTTAAATTATAA
- the rfbB gene encoding dTDP-glucose 4,6-dehydratase has protein sequence MSIIVTGGAGFIGSNFVRVWLDKNVQDTVIVLDKLTYAGSLKNLEGVDSDRMIFIQGDINDRLLVEELFNRYRPKSLANFAAESHVDRSINDPEEFIYTNVNGTFNLLRCAYSYFKSLEEEERKKFRFLQISTDEVYGSLEEGGNAFTEEHSYRPNNPYAASKASADHLVRAYGHTFGLPVLVTNCSNNFGPYQHQEKLIPTIILNALNESPIPIYGDGQNIRDWIYVTDHCLAIMAVLNKGKVGESYNLGANMEKTNLDIAKIICSKLDQIFPRSNQRSYHELIAFVEDRPGHDRRYAINNEKFLRELNFNFNETFISAIEKTISFYLRR, from the coding sequence ATGAGCATTATTGTAACAGGTGGAGCTGGTTTTATCGGGTCAAATTTCGTAAGAGTTTGGTTGGATAAAAATGTGCAGGATACAGTCATTGTCCTAGATAAGCTGACATATGCTGGGTCATTAAAGAATCTTGAAGGTGTGGATTCGGATAGAATGATTTTTATCCAGGGAGATATCAACGATCGTCTGCTTGTTGAGGAGCTTTTTAATAGGTACCGTCCGAAAAGCTTGGCTAATTTTGCAGCAGAGTCTCATGTCGATCGTTCGATCAATGACCCTGAAGAATTTATTTATACGAATGTGAACGGCACTTTTAATTTACTTCGTTGTGCTTATTCTTATTTTAAATCTCTGGAAGAAGAAGAAAGAAAAAAATTTCGTTTCTTACAGATATCTACGGATGAAGTGTATGGATCATTAGAGGAAGGGGGAAACGCTTTTACGGAAGAACATTCCTATCGTCCGAATAATCCTTATGCTGCAAGCAAGGCGAGCGCGGATCATTTGGTTCGAGCTTATGGGCATACGTTTGGCTTGCCGGTACTGGTGACAAACTGTTCAAATAATTTTGGACCTTATCAGCATCAAGAAAAATTAATACCAACAATTATTCTCAATGCACTGAATGAGTCTCCAATACCAATTTATGGAGATGGGCAAAATATTCGCGACTGGATTTATGTCACAGATCACTGCCTGGCAATTATGGCCGTACTAAACAAAGGGAAAGTTGGAGAAAGTTATAATCTTGGTGCGAATATGGAAAAAACCAACCTTGATATTGCCAAGATAATCTGTTCAAAGTTAGATCAGATATTTCCGCGCTCTAATCAGCGTTCGTATCATGAGCTTATTGCTTTTGTGGAAGACCGCCCAGGCCATGATCGCAGATATGCTATAAATAATGAAAAATTTCTTCGAGAATTAAATTTTAATTTTAATGAAACTTTTATTTCTGCCATAGAAAAAACGATTTCTTTTTATTTGAGGCGATGA